ACCCCTACTACGGCGACCGGTCGCAGGAACTGGTGGTCATCACCAGGGCGGCTGCGCCGGACGAGATCACGGCGGCACTGCGCGAGGCGCTGGTGACCGACGAGGAACTGGCGCTGATCGACGAACTGGAGTTCGTCGACCCGTTCGCCGAGTGGCACGACGAGATGGAGGAATTGTGAAGCAGGGCATCCACCCCGACTACCACCCGGTGGTCTTCCAGGACCAGGCGACGGGCAAGGCGTTCCTGACCCGGTCCACGGCCACGTCGGCCCGCACGATCGACTGGGAGGACGGCAACACCTACCCGCTGATCACGGTCGACATCACGTCCGACTCGCACCCGTTCTGGACCGGCGCTCAGCGCGTGATGGACACCGCCGGCCGCGTGGAGAAGTTCAACCGCCGCTACGGCAAGAGGAACCGCTGACATGGCCGTCCCGAAGCGCAAGACGTCGCGCAGCAACACCCGCCACCGCCGC
This is a stretch of genomic DNA from Saccharothrix ecbatanensis. It encodes these proteins:
- a CDS encoding type B 50S ribosomal protein L31; the encoded protein is MKQGIHPDYHPVVFQDQATGKAFLTRSTATSARTIDWEDGNTYPLITVDITSDSHPFWTGAQRVMDTAGRVEKFNRRYGKRNR